A region of the Deltaproteobacteria bacterium HGW-Deltaproteobacteria-6 genome:
CCACTTCCAGCATCGGCTTTTGCGGCAGTTTCGCGATCATCTCACCGGCCCTCCTGATTTTGGACAGGGAGCTCTTGATGAATTGCTGCCCGCCGAATCCGGGGTTGACCGACATAATCAGGAGCAAGTCGATATCCGGAAGGATCTCTTCGATCTGACTGAGCGGTGTAGCCGGATTCAGAGAAACACCTGCCTTTTTTCCCGCCTTTTTGATGAGTTCAATGGTTCGATGAAGATGACGGGCTGCTTCCACGTGCACCGTAATATAATCGGCGCCTGCGGCGGCGAAGGATTCGATATAGCTGTCCGGATCATTGATCATCAGGTGCACGTCAAAAGGCAGCCTGGTGGCTTTGCGCAAGGCGGAGATTATGGCAGGCCCCATCGTAATATTGGGGACAAAGTGTCCGTCCATAACGTCCACGTGAATCCAGTCCGCACCGGCTTTTTCCACTACGCCTATTTCCTCGCTAAGCCTTCCGCCGTCAGCCGAAAGAATTGAAGGGGCAATCAATTTCATGACGATTCTCCTTTATTGAGGTAATCAATTATACTAATGATTTGCCACTGTCAATCTAAAGAAGATCGAAAGATGTTCTTTTCTGAGGCGGTAGGCCGAAGGCTGAAGACTGAAGGAAAAGCGTAATATAATTTTTCAATTATCCAAACAGAGCAATAGAACTAAAAGACAGTTTGCAGGAAATAATATGGTATCTCTTCCTTCAGCCTTCAGCCTTCAGTATATATGCCTTTGTGCTTGACACAGGCGTTGAAAAAATCGAATATGCGCCCATGAGATTTCTTTACAACATAGTTTTGCTGATTGCCGCTGTTCCCGTTCTTTTATTTTTTTTATTAAAAATGCTGATCACCGGCAAATACCGCAACAGTCTCATTCAAAAACTGGGCGGCCGACAGGAAAATATTCTGTCCCGGATTAATCAAGAAGGCAAGCGGATCTGGATTCACGCTGTGTCGGTAGGTGAAGTGACCGCTGCTGCGCCGATTGTCGCCTTATTAAAAGTGAAGCGGCCCGGGGTGCGGATAATTTTTTCCACGTCCACGGAAACCGGACAGGGGATGGCTAAAAAAATGGTGAAAGAAGCGGATGCGTTTATTTATTTCCCGCTGGACATCTCTTTTGCCGTCAATAAAATGCTGAATCTTGTGCGTCCTGATGTCTTTGTCATGGTTGAGACGGAGCTCTGGCCTAATTTCCTGGCTGCCTGCAGCAAGCGGGGTGTTTCATCGCTCATGGTGAACGGCCGGATTTCGCCCCGCTCCTTTTCCAAATACCGCAGGACCGGCTTTTTCTGGCGGCGAATCCTGGAAAATGTGGCCGCAGCCGGGATGATTTCCGATATCGATGCGTCAAGAATTGCCGGCATTGGAATGGATGCCGGAAAGATCAAGGTTCTGGGCAATGCCAAGTATGACGCACTCGCGGCGATGGCATCGCCTGATCTGCATGATGATGTTGTCCGCCGCTTCAATGTGCAAAAAGATGAAAAGTTTCTGGTGGCAGGCAGTACGCACCCGGGCGAAGAAGACGTTATTATTCAAGTCTATCGGGAACTGCTTGCGTATTATCCGGAATTGGGATTAATTCTTGTGCCGCGGCATATTGAGCGGGTAGGCGAGGTGATCAATCTTCTGCGTCAGGCGGATTTAAAGGATATGATTACCGTGACCCGGATGAACAACGGGCATTTTCGCCGGAATGAAAAAGTGATTGTTGTCGACGTGATCGGCGAGCTCTTTAAGACTTATTCTCTGGCGACGGTTGTATATTGCGGCGGCTCTCTGGTTCCAAAAGGCGGCCAGAATATTCTGGAGGCGGCAGCCTGGGGTAAAGTGATTTTTTACGGCCCGTCGATGGAAGACTTCAGTCAGGAAGCAGCGCTTTTGGAAGAAGCGGGCGCGGGGATTCGCATCCATAACGCCCGGGAATTATCGGAGGGCATTTTACGGATGCTGGCTGATCCGCAGGACTCAGAGCGTCGCGGTTGCCGCGGTCAGGCGGTTGTCCTTGCCAATAGGGGGGCGGCCGAACGTTATGCGGAGATGGTGATGAGGTATATAGGCTGACCCGCCTTTAAGGGGGTGTGAGACAGAAGGCCGAAGGAAACAAGGCTGAAGTTGTCTTGACGGGCGGCGAAAGTAGGCATAAAAAGGGTATCGGCTGTGACAGCCAGGGAGGATATTCATGCAGAAAAAATACGAAGCACTGAGCGAGCAGGTCAACCTGACCAGAACTTTAATGGCGAGATCAATTACCTACAAGTACCTGAACAGGACAAACCTGATCTGCTATTCTGAACTTTCCAGACTCATCGGCTGCGAAGCCTTCGTCAAGCATGAAAACCACAACCCGACCGGATCATTCAAAATTCGCGGAGCGATTAACTTCTTTCATCACATGTCCAAGGAAGAACTGGAGACGGGGATTCTTGTGGCGACCAGAGGCAACCACGGTCTGGCAATGGCCTGGGCGGGACAATGGTTCCACGTGCCCTGTACGGTTGTCGTACCGGAAAACAACAATCCGGAAATCAACAGAATCATCGAAAGCTACGGCGCGGAAGTCATTGTCCACGGAGAGGATTTCTACGATGCCCAGTCCTACTGCGAAGAGCTGGTGGACAGCGCGGGTTATTACTATGTAAGGCAGGGCAACGAACCGGAAATATTAAACGGCCTGGCCACCATGGGGCTGGAGATTCTGGAGGACCTGCCCGAGGTCGATACCATTATTTGTCCCATCGGCGGCGGCGCCGGTTGCGCATCCCTTCTGAAAACAGCCCGCGCCATCAAACCCGGAATCGAGATCATCGGCGTTGAGCCCGCAAACGTGCCGTCTTTCTATAATTCCTGGAAAAAGGGAGAAATCGTGACGCTTGATGACGCCCGTACGGTTGCCGACGGCCTGGCCGCAAGAAGCGTCTTCCACCTGCCTTATGTCATTCTCAAAGACACCATCAACGATGTTGTACTCCTGACGGAAGACGAAATACTGGAAGGCATCAGAATGGCGCTGGCCACCACCCATAATCTGGCCGAGGCCGCAGGAGCCGTTTCCCTGATGGCCGCTTATAAAATAAAAGACAGGCTTGCGGGCAGGAAAGTGGTGATGATTATGTCCGGCGGCAACCTGAAAATGGACAATCTGAAAACGGCCATCGGGTGTTGATTTGTGATAAGACGCCTGATAAGCAAAGCTGCCGCATGGCTTTTGGAAAATATGGAAGCCTCCATTTGGAGTGTTGCCTTCCCGGGAATAAGAAGCAAAAGGAGTAATTTAAGTTATGTCACAACCGACACCCCCAGCACCAAATGATTTTATCCGCGAGATCATCGACGACGGCCTACGGGCGAACAAACACGAAGGACGCGTTGCCACGCGTTTCCCGCCCGAACCCAACGGCTACATCCATATCGGACACGCCAAGTCGGTTTGCCTCAACTTCGGCATTGCGAGACAGTATCGGGGAACCTGCAATCTGAGACTGGACGATACGGACCCGCTGGGCGAGTCCATGGAATATGTGGAATCGATTATCCGCGATGTCCGCTGGCTGGGATTTGACTGGGAAGACCGTCTGTTTTATGCCTCCGATTATTTCGAGAAGCTCTATCAGTTTGCCGTGGAGCTGATCAAAACCGGCAACGCCTATGTCTGCAGCCTGAACGCCGAGGAAGTGCGTGAAAACAGAGGAACGTTCACCGAGCCGGGAAAGGAAAGTCCGTATCGCAACCGATCGGTTGCAGAAAACCTGGACCTGTTTTCCCGGATGAGGGCAGGCGAGTTCGCCGACGGCGCTCATACGCTCCGCGCCAAGATTGACATGGCTTCCCCCAACATTGTCATGCGCGACCCCGTTTTGTACCGTGTTAAACGGGAGCCTCATTACCGGACGGGTGATCGATGGGTCATTTATCCGATGTATGATTTTGCCCATTGCCTTTCCGACGCCATGGAAGGGATCACGCATTCCATCTGCACCCTGGAGTTCGAAAATAATCGCCCCCTGTATGACTGGATCGTGGAGAGGCTGATTACCGGCCACCGGCCGCGGCAGATCGAATTTGCCAGGCTCAATTTGAGTTACACGGTTTTGAGCAAACGGCGGCTCATTGAACTGGTGAAAAAAAATTATGTTCAGGGCTGGGACGATCCACGCATGCCCACCGTGACAGGAATGCGCCGCCGGGGTTATACGCCCGAGGCGATCCGAAACTTCTGTGCCCAGATCGGCGTGGCTAAAAACGATAACCTGATCGATGTTTCCCTGCTGGAATATTGTGTCCGCGAGGATTTGAATGAAAAGGCACCCCGAGCCATGTGTGTTTTGCGGCCGCTTAAGGTTGTAATCGACAATTACCCGGAAGACCAAGTCGAACAGTTTGAATGTCAAAACCATCCCCAGCGGCCCGAGCTGGGGGCAAGACAGGTTCCCTTCTCCAGGGAGCTTTATATTGAGCGGGACGATTTTATGGAGGATCCACCCAAAAAATATCATCGTCTCGGGACAGGGCGGGAAGTCCGCCTTCGTAATGCCTACGTCATCAAATATGAAAGCATGGTCAAGGATGAGCAAACCGGCGAAGTGGTGGAGCTGCACTGCACTTATGATCCCCAGACCGGCAATGCGCCGCCTCCGGACGGACGCAAGATTCAGGGCGTGATTCACTGGGTTTCCGCCCGGCATGCGGTGCCGGCCGAAGTGCGGTTGTACGATCGGTTGTTCAGCATTGAGGACCCGGGAAGCGAAGAAGAATTTTTAAACTATCTGAATCCGGCTTCTCTTACAGTCCTTGCGACCTGCTATGCCGAGCAAAGTCTGAAGAATGCGGAACCGGGGAGCCAATATCAGTTCGAAAGACTGGGATATTTTTGTGCTGATCTGGATACGCAAACGGATCAACCTGTCTTCAATCGCATCGTGCCGCTGCGGGATTCGTGGACAAAGATTGCTTCGGGAGAAAAGAAATAAGCCGGCGGTGGACAGGGATTCCGGATTTTTAAAACACGGACCTGTAAGGTTAATGCGGTAAATGGATCAAGACAATTCAGTTAGACGTCCTGGAAAATCACAATAATGGAGAGGAAGAATGAATATGCAAAAGATATCCTGCCTGGTGGCCTTTCTGTTATTGCTTTGTATTCCTGCCATTGCTCATGCCGAGATCAAGACGATTACGGTCACCCAGTCTTACAAAATGAGCGATAATGAGACACGCAATGAGGTTCGCCGTATCTGCGTTATCGAGGCCGGCAAAAGCGTTTTGGGGCAGGCAGCGGCCTATGCAGGCACGCTGAGTGCGGCAAAGCATCACCGGCTGTCCCCCAGAGAGATAAAAGTTTACACGGCGGCGGCGTTAAAAGTAAAGATTACAAATCAGGAGTGGCGCGATCAGACAGTCACAACGACTGCCGCAACTGATGTTGACACTCATTATGTGGAAAAATTGATAGCAAGGATTAAAAGCGACGCCTCTTTACAGAAGCAAGTTAATGAGCAGCAGCAGAAAAAAGAGGAATTGGAGCAAACGCTGGCCGTATTGCAGAAAAAACTTAAACCGGCATCTTTTACCGATGCGGAGGATTTAAGGAAAGAGAGGAATGCCGCGATCAGCGAAATCGACGCCATCGAAGCAAAGAGAATGGAAATCATCGAAGGGATCATTAAAAAGTCCCTTGATGCGAAAAAAAGAATAACCGTAAAAATGAAGAAAAAGGATGTTGAATCGTTATTCGGAAAATCCGATGCTCAAACGTACGAAAATTTTCAGCCGGATAACGGGAAAACTTACTATGTCTGGTATTACGGATATACAAGAATCTACTTTGATGGTCCCCAGGTGGTTAAGATAGACTAGCTATACCGGAAGGTGATCAATCCTCCCCTTGCCGGCCGGATTTAAGATGATGATGGATGAACGTTATAAAAATGTACTTGTGGTTTCCTGAAGGTATCCGTCAGAAAAATAAATCATTTTTGGAAGTGCTTGAAATTTGGCTGGGGAACAAGGATTCGAACCTTGATTAACGGAGTCAGAGTCCGTCGTCCTACCATTGAACGATTCCCCAGTAAGAAATGCTGAGAGCCTTGCCCGTCCGGTTTTTAGCTGCAAACCTGCTCGCGGGTGCGCTGTATATAATGCGATTGATTTTTTATGTCAACTAATTTTCTTCACTTTTTCCCGTAAAAGGTAAGCCTCGCCCGGCGACCGGAAAAAACCCGGATTGTTATCGGAAATCCCCGTCGATCCAGGCGGCTAACCTGAAAATGCCGGGATACCCGCCTGTCACGGCCCGGCCGGGACAGGGTCGTTCGGATGTCACATTCGATTTTTTCAGGGTAATAATCTGTTGCATTTCAGACGGATGGCAGGTATGTCATGCAGCAGGAAAATCGGATGGATTATTTTTTGAAAAGGAATTTTTTATGACAACAAACTTATCCCCCACAATAGTCATCAGTGGTTCAGGACTTTGGACATCGCCCAATATTATAACAAATGAAGAACTGGTTGAAAGCTATAACGCCTATGTGGAAAAGTTTAATGCCGATCACAAAGCGGAGATTGCCGCAGGCAAGATAGAGGAGAAGCACCCGTCCAGCGTAAGATTCATTGAGAAAACATCCGGGATTAAAGAACGGCATGTCTATACCAGGGATGGTATTTTAGATATCAATCGCATGCGTCCCAGGTTCCCCGAAAGAAAAGACGAAGAATTAAGCAATCAGGCGGAGATCGGCGTTATGGCGGCGCGTCAGGCCATGGCGGCTGCCGGCAAGACGGCCGCGGATGTTGATGCTGTCATTGTTGCCGCCGCCTATACGCAAAGGCCCTATCCGGCCATTGCCATTGAAATACAAAACGAACTGGGCATTGACGGGTTTGCATTTGATATGCTGGGGGCCTGTTCGGCGGCGACATTCGGCCTTCACAGGGCTTATGACAGCCTGGTCTCCGGTTCGGCAAAGTGTGTTTTAGCGATCAATCCGGAACTGGTTACCCCCCAGGTCAATTTCTGTGATCGTGACAGCCATTTCATTTTTGGCGACGTCGCTACTGCCGTCATCATGGAGCGATCCGAAACATGCACATCTCCGAACAGCTACGAGATTCTCAGCACAAAAGCACTGACCCGCTTTTCCAATAATATCCGCTCCAATATCGGACATATGTCGTATGCCACGGATGTGGATCCTTTCGGCTGGGACAAACTGTTTCATCAATCCGGGCGCAAGGTGTTTGAAGAAGTAAGCCCGGTTGCCGCCAGGCATATTAATGACCATCTGGCCGGTCTTAATTTTAAGCCCCGAGATGTCAAACGATTCTGGCTTCACCAGGCCAATATCAACATGAACAACATGGTGATTAAAGAAATCCTCGGTAAAGATGTCGAGGAAGCAAAGATCCCGACAATCCTTGACCGCTACGGAAACGCAGCGTCCGCGGGGTCAATCATCGCTTTTCATCTTTATCATGATGATCTGAAAAAGGGTGATATCGGGATGATTTGTTCCTTTGGCGCCGGATATTCCGTCGGCAGTCTGGTGCTGCGTAAACGCTGAGAGAAAACCTGACCTGAAAATCGGAAGCCGGATAAAAATAATCATCCTCTAGGGTAGTTTAATTTTTCTTTTTTCCGTCTGCGGACAGGGTCGATAGAAAATGGCGATGTTGCCGATGAGACCGACCAGTTCGCTTTTGGTTGCCTGGGCAATTTCCGCGGATATTTCCTTTTTGGCTTCCTTGAATTCGCCGAATTTTACTTTAATAAGTTCATGATCCTTCAGAGCGAGATCGACCGAACCGAGCAATTGTTCGGTTACGCCTTTGGCGCCGATCATGACCAGCGGCTTTAAGTGATGCGCCTGGGAGCGCAGATATTTGCGTTGTGATCCTTTGAGAGGTTCCATTTTTTCTTCCTTCTTGCTTAAATTCATTTCCGTATAGCACAGATGATTATTTTTAAAAAACCTTATATTTGCACCCGGAGCGGGCTTTAATTCCCTCCTTTTTAAAGGAGGGTTAGGGAGGATTTATTTTAAATCTCCCTAAATCTCCCTTTTGAACAAAGGGGGAGAAATCTGTGCTTCATGGATAATGACTTTCCCTTGAACAAGCCACTCGATAAATTCAGTAGAAATGTATGGCGAATAGTGTCATTATTCACGGACATTTAACAGAAGGGAGACTTTTGTGTATGAAAAAAAAGATTTCTTCACCGAAAGCATCACCCCATTCAAAATTCGATCCGGACTTCGGCACAGCGACTGGCGCTATCAAAGCCATCAAGACAGGTTTCATATCATCTCGTGAGCTGACCCGGCATGTTTTCAGGCGGATTAAGAAGCACAATGAAAAAATCAACGCTTTTGTTACGTTAAATGAAGAACAGGCATTGAAGCGGGCGCGCAAAGCCGATGACGCTCTGGCTGCCGGAAAGGTCTGGGGGCCGCTGCATGGTCTGCCGATTCTCATCAAGGATCAGTTCATGACGGCCGGCTTGCGGACGACCTGCGGATTTCCGGAGCTTGCCGATTACGTCCCGACAGAAAACGCCGTAGCGGTGGAGCGGTTGCTTGCCGCCGGTGCGATTATTGTCGGCAAAACAAACACGCCCATTGGCGCGAGCGATATTCAAACCTACAACAAGGTTGCGGGGACAACGAATAACCCTTGGGATGTTACCAGAACATCAGGCGGTTCAACCGGAGGGGGAGCTGCGGCGCTGGCTGCGGGAATGGGATTTCTCGAACTGGGAGCCGATCTTGCCGGATCGATCCGTACGCCGAGTAACTTCTGCGGGGTCTGCGGCCACAAATCTTCTCTCAATCTCGTGCCTTTCCAAGGCGGGATTCCGCCGCTGCCTTCTTTGATTCCGCCGTCCATCAATCTGGCCGGCTTGAATGATCTGGCCGTCGTCGGGCCGCTCGCCCGTTCGGCGCGTGATTTGAAGCTGGAACTGGAAATCATTGCCGGGCCTGCGCCCGAGGATGCAAACGCCCTGCGCTTCACTTTGCCGAAGCCGCGAAAAACGAAACTCAAAGATTACCGGGTCGGCTATGTCACGGATGATCCCTTTTGTCCGGTGATGCCTGAAATTGCAACCATCATGTCCGACACGGTTCAATCCCTGCGCAGGGAAGGCGTGAAAGTCAAAGAGGGCTGGCCTGCAGGCATCGGACCCAAAGAGATGTTCGATAATTATTTCAAATTGATGGCGGCCTTTGTTTCTCAGTCGCCGGCCTTTACGGATGCCGTGATCAGCATGCTCAGGATGCTGTATGACACACCTTACGGGGACTATTACAGAGATTTTGTGGATGGTCTCACGATTTCTCACAAGGACTGGAACACGCTGGGCGTGAAGCGCCTGATGGCGCGCCTGGCGTGGCAGGAATACTTTAAAGAGTTTGACGCTTTCCTCATGCCCGCGAACTGTGTGGCGGCTTTTGCTCACAATCATGACCGCAATATGTGGGGACGCGTCATCGAAGAGACGGACGGTTCGCGCTATTACGGCGAAACTTTTAAATGGATATCCATTGCCACACTGACCGGATGCCCCGTAACACTCATTCCCGTCGGGAGAACAGCATCCAATCTGCCGGTCGGCATTCAGATCATGGGGCCGTATCTGGAAGACGGCACCTCTCTGGATCTGGCCATGAAGATGGAGGGCGTTCTGGGTGGTTTTACGCCGCCGCCGGAATTTGAGTGAAGCGGGATGCGTGAATCGCATCTCATATCTCGTGAAACGCAGGAAGAGTGAACATGATCGAAGTTTTTTCGACATACAGCCCCGGCGATATTGCGGTAATCAAATCCGTGCTTGACGGCGAAGGCCTTCCATATTTCTTTTCCGGCGAAAATATCAGCCTGATGATTGCCGCCGGTGCGTATGCCCGGCTGCTTGTGCCGGACGATCAGGCCGGACGCGTCCGGGATATTCTTCAGGAAATGGGATTTCTAAAAAAATAAAATTGAACAACAGTCTGCTGTCAGCGCATCCTTCATGAAGGCTTTATGCCTTTTACTGATGAATTAATGCATCCTGCGAGAGCCCTGTTGCATGGTGCAATGGCAACAGAAGAGTCAGTCGAGCCTGAGGACGCCTTTTTTTAATTTGCGGTGAATGGTCGATGGATTGATGCCCAGTTTTTTTGCAGCCTTAACGATGCTGCCCGTCATTTGATACGCCTGCCTGATCCATTTCTCCTCGAACTGTTCCAGCGCCCTGGGCAGGGAAGACGGCAGCGCGATCATGGCCGGTTGGGGCGCCTGCATGTCCCGGACGTTGTTGTCTTGACGGGGTTTGATGTTCAGGATCAGTTCCAGGTCCTCCTCGTTTAACTCCTGTGAGGAATGAATGATAGCCATCCGCTCGATAACATTTTTCAACTCGCGCACGTTGCCCGGCCATTCATACTGAGCGAGCCGGTTCATCAGTTTGGCCGGAAGCTTGATGTCCGTATTATATTTGGCGTTGAAGATCTGAATGAAATGCCTGATCAGAGGCAGAATGTCCTCCGGCCGGTCACTGAGCGGCGGGATGAAGATCGGGACCACCGCGATCCGGTAAAAGAGATCCTGGCGGAAATGCTTACTGTTCATCAGCTGGTCCATGGTGAGATTGGTGGCGCAAAGGATGCGGACGTCCACTGCCTGCGTCTTCACGCCGCCGATCTTCTTGAATTTGCCCTCCTGAAGAAACCGCAATAATTTGGTTTGCATTTTCAAGGGCAATTCGCCGATCTCATCCAGAAAGAGCGTCCCTTCATGAGCCTCTTCTAAAAGGCCTTGCTTGCCGCTTCTCTTTGCTCCGGTAAATGATCCTTCCTCATAGCCGAATAATTCCGCTTCCAGAAGTTCATCGGGGATGGAGGCGCAGTTGATGGCGATGAACGGTTTGTCACTGCGCGTGCTGGCATGGTGAATAAAATCGGCTACGACTTCTTTACCGACGCCCGTTTCTCCCCAGATTAAAACGGGGGAAGCAGTGGCGGCCGCTTTCCATCCCAGGCGGATGACCTGCTGCATAACGGAACTGGAGTAAATAATTTCCACCTGGCCTTTATCCCCAACCATCTTTAAGTTTCTTCCCTCATACTGGGATATGATGGTTTCGGAGATCTTGAGTTTTTTTTCCAGGGTGACGAGTTTGGTCATGTCCCGGCCGGTCCCGACGGTTAAAACGAGTTCACCCCGTTCGTCAAATACCGGTATATAAGTCCAGGTGGCCGTCTGTCCCGTCTCGTAGGTCAGGTTCATGTCGATTTTTTTCTTGATTTCCAGAGACTTGAGTGCCGCGGATTCTCTCAGCATCCCGCTCGCCACGAGGTCCTTGAGATTCACCCCGACGATTGATCGGCCCATCAGATCAATCAGTCTGCTGAAGGTGTCGTTGTACTTGAGGATGTTGGCGTCACGATCGACGATTAAAATGGCCTCGTCAATGCAATCCAGCAGAACGTCGATATCTTTCATCAGATATTTTTCAATCAGGTCCACTTTGACTCCTTTGGCCGTTTTTTTATAAGCGGTTCTCTTGCATGATGCAACATGTTTTAATGTAAAAAAAGGTGATTTATTAATAGTGTAATTATTTCTAATGCTTACAATGTGGCATTAAACCTGCTATGGTTCAGCGAAAGAAAATTCGATTAGTCTTGAAAGGAGAGAAAAGATGCCCAATCAAAAACCCTGGTTAAAGTTTTATAAGAATGTGCCGGAAACAATCGACTATCCTCGTGTGACGATGTACGAAGCGCTGATGCAGACGGTCGAAAAAAATCCGGACCGCATCGCGTATGATTTTTTCGATTACACTTCAACCTATCGCCAGTTTGCGAAGGACATCGACATTTGCGCCAATGCGCTGGCTTCGCTTGGCCTGAAAAAGGACGACCGCATCACGATTTCCATGCCGACATCTCCTCAGGGCGTCATTTGCTTTTACGCGGCCAACAAGCTCGGGGTGGTGGCCAGCATGATCCATCCGCTCTCCACGCCCGCCGAAATCGCCTATTACCTGAACGTCAGCAATAGCCGGGTTGCCTTTACGCTGGACCTGTTTCATGACAGTTTTAAAAATCTTCCGGAAAAGACCCCGCTGGAATTGCTTATCCTGACGGAAATCTTCGACCAGCTTACTCAAGGGCAGCCCATGGCGGAAAAGCCCGCTCCGACCGCGGGGCCGGCTGTGAAGTGGTGGAAGGATCTGATGACCGCCCCGCACCCGCAGGCGCCGACAACGGACATGCATACCGATGAAATGGCCGTCATCCTGTATAGCGGCGGGACCACGGGCTTTCCTAAAGGGATCATGCTCTCCAACTATAATTTTATCAGTGAGGGGTTGATGGTCGCCAACTGGGGCGGCGGCGAACTGATGGCGGAGGATTCATCCATTCTGGCCATCCTGCCTATTTTCCACGGCTTCGGCCTGGGCGTTTGCTGCAACGCCGCTTTCATGGGCGGCAGCAAGAGCATTCTCGTTCCCCAGTTTACGCCGGAGATTGTAGCCGATCTCATCCGGAAAAAACGACCCAATATCATCGTTGGCGTTCCGACGCTTTATGATGCCCTTGCCAAAAATGAAGTTTTCCAGAGCACGGAACTGAGCTGCCTGAAAAATACATCCTCCGGCGCCGATTCTCTGCCGCGGACCGTCAAGGAAAGGTTTGAAGAGGTCGTCCGGAAGCAGGGGGGCAATGTTCAACTGGTTGAGGGATACGGCCTGACGGAGGCGGTCACCGCAATCATGTCGACGCCGCTTGACGGATACCGGGAAGGCAGTGTGGGCATCCCGTTCCCCGATATGCTGGCGAAGGTGGTCCGAATCGGCACCACCGACGAGGTTCCCATCGGCGAAGAAGGCGAGCTCTGCTTGAACGGACCGGCTGTGATGCTGGGCTATCTGGAGCAGCCGGAAGAAACCGCCAGAGTTCTCCAAACGCACGCGGACGGCAAGCTCTGGCTCCACACAGGGGATATTTTCACCCAGGACCAGGACGGCTATTTCTACTACAAACTGCGCCTCAAGCGCATGATCAAATCGTCGGGAATGAATGTCTATCCCGTTCAGGTGGAAGCCTGTCTGGACAAACACCCGGATGTGGCGGCCGTCTGTGTCATCGGTGTTCCGGATGAGGCTCAGGTGGAGAAGGTCAAGGCCTTCGTCGTCCTGAAGGACGCAGCCAAGGCGTCTCCCGAAATGGAGAAGGCGCTGATCAACTATTCCCGCGAGCATCTGATCAAGTGGTCCTGCCCGCGCGAAGTGGAGTTCACGGACAAGCTGCCTTTGACAAAAGTCGGCAAGATTGCCTATACCGAACTGGAGAAGCAGGAAATCGAAAAACTCCGCAAAGCGGGAAAATATACAGGAGGAAAATAATGAACCATCTGGAAGAATACCGCCAGGCCGTCTCGGAACCCGCAGGCTACGCCC
Encoded here:
- a CDS encoding ribulose-phosphate 3-epimerase; translated protein: MKLIAPSILSADGGRLSEEIGVVEKAGADWIHVDVMDGHFVPNITMGPAIISALRKATRLPFDVHLMINDPDSYIESFAAAGADYITVHVEAARHLHRTIELIKKAGKKAGVSLNPATPLSQIEEILPDIDLLLIMSVNPGFGGQQFIKSSLSKIRRAGEMIAKLPQKPMLEVDGGVNLSNISAIAQAGADVLVAGAAVFGTTDYAQTIAALKAAANKT
- a CDS encoding threonine ammonia-lyase; this translates as MARSITYKYLNRTNLICYSELSRLIGCEAFVKHENHNPTGSFKIRGAINFFHHMSKEELETGILVATRGNHGLAMAWAGQWFHVPCTVVVPENNNPEINRIIESYGAEVIVHGEDFYDAQSYCEELVDSAGYYYVRQGNEPEILNGLATMGLEILEDLPEVDTIICPIGGGAGCASLLKTARAIKPGIEIIGVEPANVPSFYNSWKKGEIVTLDDARTVADGLAARSVFHLPYVILKDTINDVVLLTEDEILEGIRMALATTHNLAEAAGAVSLMAAYKIKDRLAGRKVVMIMSGGNLKMDNLKTAIGC
- a CDS encoding glutamine--tRNA ligase (catalyzes a two-step reaction, first charging a glutamine molecule by linking its carboxyl group to the alpha-phosphate of ATP, followed by transfer of the aminoacyl-adenylate to its tRNA); this encodes MSQPTPPAPNDFIREIIDDGLRANKHEGRVATRFPPEPNGYIHIGHAKSVCLNFGIARQYRGTCNLRLDDTDPLGESMEYVESIIRDVRWLGFDWEDRLFYASDYFEKLYQFAVELIKTGNAYVCSLNAEEVRENRGTFTEPGKESPYRNRSVAENLDLFSRMRAGEFADGAHTLRAKIDMASPNIVMRDPVLYRVKREPHYRTGDRWVIYPMYDFAHCLSDAMEGITHSICTLEFENNRPLYDWIVERLITGHRPRQIEFARLNLSYTVLSKRRLIELVKKNYVQGWDDPRMPTVTGMRRRGYTPEAIRNFCAQIGVAKNDNLIDVSLLEYCVREDLNEKAPRAMCVLRPLKVVIDNYPEDQVEQFECQNHPQRPELGARQVPFSRELYIERDDFMEDPPKKYHRLGTGREVRLRNAYVIKYESMVKDEQTGEVVELHCTYDPQTGNAPPPDGRKIQGVIHWVSARHAVPAEVRLYDRLFSIEDPGSEEEFLNYLNPASLTVLATCYAEQSLKNAEPGSQYQFERLGYFCADLDTQTDQPVFNRIVPLRDSWTKIASGEKK
- a CDS encoding beta-ketoacyl-ACP synthase III, with the translated sequence MTTNLSPTIVISGSGLWTSPNIITNEELVESYNAYVEKFNADHKAEIAAGKIEEKHPSSVRFIEKTSGIKERHVYTRDGILDINRMRPRFPERKDEELSNQAEIGVMAARQAMAAAGKTAADVDAVIVAAAYTQRPYPAIAIEIQNELGIDGFAFDMLGACSAATFGLHRAYDSLVSGSAKCVLAINPELVTPQVNFCDRDSHFIFGDVATAVIMERSETCTSPNSYEILSTKALTRFSNNIRSNIGHMSYATDVDPFGWDKLFHQSGRKVFEEVSPVAARHINDHLAGLNFKPRDVKRFWLHQANINMNNMVIKEILGKDVEEAKIPTILDRYGNAASAGSIIAFHLYHDDLKKGDIGMICSFGAGYSVGSLVLRKR
- a CDS encoding ribosome assembly RNA-binding protein YhbY; protein product: MEPLKGSQRKYLRSQAHHLKPLVMIGAKGVTEQLLGSVDLALKDHELIKVKFGEFKEAKKEISAEIAQATKSELVGLIGNIAIFYRPCPQTEKRKIKLP
- a CDS encoding amidase produces the protein MANSVIIHGHLTEGRLLCMKKKISSPKASPHSKFDPDFGTATGAIKAIKTGFISSRELTRHVFRRIKKHNEKINAFVTLNEEQALKRARKADDALAAGKVWGPLHGLPILIKDQFMTAGLRTTCGFPELADYVPTENAVAVERLLAAGAIIVGKTNTPIGASDIQTYNKVAGTTNNPWDVTRTSGGSTGGGAAALAAGMGFLELGADLAGSIRTPSNFCGVCGHKSSLNLVPFQGGIPPLPSLIPPSINLAGLNDLAVVGPLARSARDLKLELEIIAGPAPEDANALRFTLPKPRKTKLKDYRVGYVTDDPFCPVMPEIATIMSDTVQSLRREGVKVKEGWPAGIGPKEMFDNYFKLMAAFVSQSPAFTDAVISMLRMLYDTPYGDYYRDFVDGLTISHKDWNTLGVKRLMARLAWQEYFKEFDAFLMPANCVAAFAHNHDRNMWGRVIEETDGSRYYGETFKWISIATLTGCPVTLIPVGRTASNLPVGIQIMGPYLEDGTSLDLAMKMEGVLGGFTPPPEFE